Genomic window (Candidatus Hydrogenedentota bacterium):
CATCAAACACGTCGTTGAACTCGATCACGTGGTCGTTGCCTTCGATACGCATCGCGTGGCAAGGCGTGTCGTGGAACTTGTTGTGAACGATGCGATTGCCCACGCCGTGCATGTATACGGCGGGAGTGTAGGTCCGGTCGATGCGCGAGAAATCGTGTACGTCGCAGTTCTCGATGAAGTGACCGCCGGGACTCAGCGTCTTGCGGTCGCCTCCCGATACGACCACACCGCCGCGTCCAAGCGTGTGCAGGTCGCAACTCAGGACACCGTGATTGGCACCGCCATCGATAACGACGGCAGCGTTCGCGAAGCGGCGGACCGTGCAACCCGCGAGGAGGCAGTGGTCGCCGCCCGATACGTGTATCGCGTCGCCGCGTCCGAGTTCCAAGGTGAGATTTTCGAGAACGACGTGCGACGCGCCATTCACCTGCACCATCGGCTCGTTCAGCATGGACAAGAACACGCGTGCCTGAGCGGGATCGGAAGGAGGATAAACGTAGAGCACGCCCGCATCGCGGTCCAGATACCACTCGCCGGGCCGGTCGATTTCCTCCAACAAGTTGAACGCGTAATACTCCTGGCCCGCTTTGACGCCGTAGTTGCTGGCGCTTTGCGTGTGAATCTGACGGTTTTGGACGTCAATCGACGCGACGCCGATGGCGTTGTCGGCCCAGTCGTAGAACCAATAGCCGTAGAGCCAAATGTCCTTCGCCTGCGTCCACCGCGAAGGCCGGTCGCCGCTGTAGGCAAACACCGCGCCACGTCCTGCGGCCTTGTCGCCGGCGTCGGCGACCTCGCCCGTGCGTACGAACCCTTCGTTGGGCCAACGCGCGGGAGTCAACGGCGTGTCGTTGAAGTACAGCTCGATAAGAGGCGTGGAAGGTTCTGCGAAACCTCGCGGCGCGCGTACGCCATAGTCCGTGATGCCTTGCGCCTTGAGATCGGCAGCCCACACCTTGCCGCGCGCCTCCTCCGGAAGACGCGCCAACACCGCGGCGTCGTTGACCACCGCGAACCCGCTGACGGCGGCGCCACCGCACAGGACCGCGCGTTCATTGGGATGCGAACGAAAGACTACCGGCGCATTCTCCGCTCCCGAGACCTCCGCCCCTAGAATGGTGCTTTGCGTAATGGAATAGACGCCCTCCCGAAAATTGACCGTCACGCCTCCCGCCGGCAACGGACCTTTTGCTTTCAGTTCGGCAATTGCCTGCGCGGCACGCTGCGGCGTTGCGAACGGCGCGTCTGCCGTGCCCGCGTTCGCGTCCGCTCCGGCCGGGGATACGTACAACTGCAGACCGGGTTCGGGGCGCGCGGGAATCCGCACGCGGCTCGCTTCGGGATCGCGCGCGGGCAACCCCTGTTCGAGTCGAACAATCTCGGACACGCGCGATTCCGCTTCCCACTGAAGGTGCGGGGGAAGGGACGGAAGAGAGAGAACCCGCGCGCAGGCCTCTTGTGCGCGCTCGTACTGGCCGTTGGCCACACAGTCCTTCGCGACCGACAACCACGCAAGCGCGCGGGTCGGCACGGGCAACTGCGAGTCGGTCGCGATGGTCTCATATGCCTTGCGCGCCTCACGCCAGTTTCCCGCCTCCAAGCACGCGCCGGCCAATTCGAAGCGGGCGTTGGTCGTCAGATTGGCTCCGAGGCCCTCGACGTCCAGCGCGGAGCGATAGGCTTTGCGCGCATCGGCGTAGTGTCCCTCCGCACGCGCGGAACGCCCAATTCCCATCCATGCGCTGAAACAGCCTTCCGCGCCCAGTTCGGGGATGGCAGGAAGGGCGGCGCGCGCTTGAGTGACTGCCGTGTCCTTGGCGCGAGATCCATTGAACGGACCGATGCGATCCATCGGAATCGGCGCGAAGCCGTTCTCGTACGCCGGTGAATCGTCCTGAAGCCGGAAGTCGAGGCGCTCCGCATCGACGAACTTCGGATCGATGTCCACCATATTGCCTTCCATATCGAGATAGGGCCGGGCGATTTCTTCAATTTCTTCCCACTTCCCGCCCACGCAGATGTTCCTCGCAATGCGGTTGCCCTTCGGCGCTTTGGGTTCGTCGTCGATAATGGAAGGAAGTTGCGGATAGCGGCGGCTGTAGGGCGGCTTGGTGTAGTCGATGCCAAGTATCGTACCCTTTTCTCCCGCTTCCTTAATCCAGTCATCCGCATGATAACCGGCCCAGTTCATGGCGCGCGCATCGATATGCAGCGCAGGATCGCAGTCCACAAAAATGTTGTTCTCGACCGTGTTGTCGCGTCCCCCGCCGATAAATGCGGCGCGCGTCACCTTGTGAAACACGTTGCCGTAGATCGTGGCGGACGCAAACATGTCGTCCAGGTAAACACCGACACAGCCCTTGTTGAGGAAGCCGCGGATGTCGTGGAAGTAGTTGTATCGAATGATGTGCCCGCGCATGGTCCAATCGCGGCCCGCATACATCGCCCCCGCGTCGTTCGATTCCTCGCACACGTGATGGAGTTCGTTGTATTCGAACAAGTGGTCGTTGCCGGAGAAGAAAATGCCCATGTGCGGCGCGTCGTGAATGAGGTTGTTGGCGACGATGTTGCCCACTCCGGACACGCTGACGCCCGCGCTCCCAATCGGGTTGACGCGGCCGTAGTGGTGGAGGTGATTGTCGCGCGCGGCGAGCTTACCCGGTGTAAGGCTTGCGCGATCGCCACCGCTCAGGGACACACAGCCCTTGCCAACGCGGTACATGTCGCATCCCGAAACCAAGTGTGCTTCGCCGGATGCCGTGACGCCCCAACCGCCCACGTTGCGAATCGTGCAGCCGCGTACGTGTACACCGCTGCCGCCTGCAATCGTGATTGCCGTGTCTCGCGCGGCCTCCAGCGTGAAGCCCTGTAGGGTAACGTGCGATACGTCTTGCAGCGTGAACAGACTCGGGATATTCGACAGAATGACCTTGCCGCGGCCTGGATCGTCGGTCGGCCAGAAGTACAGGACGCCTTCCTCGCGGTCGATGTACCACTCGCCGGGCATGTCGATTTCGCAAAGCAGATTCAATGCATAGAACCACTGGCCCTTGCGATAGCCGTAGCCGTGGTACGGTTCCGCAACGCTGATGATGGAATTCGCCGTGTCTATCGAGGCGACTTTGTGACGTTGCTCGGACCAGTCCCAGAACCAGTAGCCGTGTACCCACGCATCCTTTTCGTTGATCCATCGAGTGGGGCGGTCGCCTTCATACTTGAACTGACCAACCTTGCTTCCCTTGATGCCGTGAATTTGATGGCCGTCATCCACGACGATATCGACGATGTTCACGAAGCCTTCATTGGGCCAGCGCGACAACGTCATCGGGTTGTCTTGGAAGAACAACTCAACGCCGGCGCCGGGAAGTCCGAAATCGGTAATGCCGCGATCTTTCAGGTTTGCACGAAACACGTGACCCCGCGCGTGTTCGTCAAGGCGGCTCAGGGTCGTCTCGTCGGTGACGCGCTCGAGATTGTCTATCGCGACGCCGCCCGAAAGCCGCACGTCTTCACCGGGAAACGCCATATAGATGACGGGGGCCTCGGGCTTCCCCGAATCTTCGCCGGTTAACGACAGCGGTGCGTCCAACGTGTA
Coding sequences:
- a CDS encoding right-handed parallel beta-helix repeat-containing protein, which translates into the protein MNRLLLVALAITFAASTYAGAGDAPARSLFVSSQGNDAWSGALPAPNEAKTDGPFATLVRARDEVRRIKTEGAARGNIAVVVRGGTYTLDAPLSLTGEDSGKPEAPVIYMAFPGEDVRLSGGVAIDNLERVTDETTLSRLDEHARGHVFRANLKDRGITDFGLPGAGVELFFQDNPMTLSRWPNEGFVNIVDIVVDDGHQIHGIKGSKVGQFKYEGDRPTRWINEKDAWVHGYWFWDWSEQRHKVASIDTANSIISVAEPYHGYGYRKGQWFYALNLLCEIDMPGEWYIDREEGVLYFWPTDDPGRGKVILSNIPSLFTLQDVSHVTLQGFTLEAARDTAITIAGGSGVHVRGCTIRNVGGWGVTASGEAHLVSGCDMYRVGKGCVSLSGGDRASLTPGKLAARDNHLHHYGRVNPIGSAGVSVSGVGNIVANNLIHDAPHMGIFFSGNDHLFEYNELHHVCEESNDAGAMYAGRDWTMRGHIIRYNYFHDIRGFLNKGCVGVYLDDMFASATIYGNVFHKVTRAAFIGGGRDNTVENNIFVDCDPALHIDARAMNWAGYHADDWIKEAGEKGTILGIDYTKPPYSRRYPQLPSIIDDEPKAPKGNRIARNICVGGKWEEIEEIARPYLDMEGNMVDIDPKFVDAERLDFRLQDDSPAYENGFAPIPMDRIGPFNGSRAKDTAVTQARAALPAIPELGAEGCFSAWMGIGRSARAEGHYADARKAYRSALDVEGLGANLTTNARFELAGACLEAGNWREARKAYETIATDSQLPVPTRALAWLSVAKDCVANGQYERAQEACARVLSLPSLPPHLQWEAESRVSEIVRLEQGLPARDPEASRVRIPARPEPGLQLYVSPAGADANAGTADAPFATPQRAAQAIAELKAKGPLPAGGVTVNFREGVYSITQSTILGAEVSGAENAPVVFRSHPNERAVLCGGAAVSGFAVVNDAAVLARLPEEARGKVWAADLKAQGITDYGVRAPRGFAEPSTPLIELYFNDTPLTPARWPNEGFVRTGEVADAGDKAAGRGAVFAYSGDRPSRWTQAKDIWLYGYWFYDWADNAIGVASIDVQNRQIHTQSASNYGVKAGQEYYAFNLLEEIDRPGEWYLDRDAGVLYVYPPSDPAQARVFLSMLNEPMVQVNGASHVVLENLTLELGRGDAIHVSGGDHCLLAGCTVRRFANAAVVIDGGANHGVLSCDLHTLGRGGVVVSGGDRKTLSPGGHFIENCDVHDFSRIDRTYTPAVYMHGVGNRIVHNKFHDTPCHAMRIEGNDHVIEFNDVFDVVRESDDQGAIDMFYNFGYRGNVIRYNHFHDIGNGRGPCGQAGVRLDDAISGTVIYGNIFERCSEGLFGGVQIHGGKDNWVDNNLFIECRFGVSLSGWGEKRWNEFLDSEGVKKLLYQDVDITQPPYATRYPELARLREGVDVNRIWRNVLVDCGRLLERDRGIQETIGNQILNEDPGFFDREDGDLRLRRDSRLPSAGAFVPIPVEEIGLYGDAYRESVVSPR